From the genome of Hymenobacter sp. PAMC 26628, one region includes:
- a CDS encoding phage holin family protein codes for MAHDDHSSAPRPETLISNLTGYIDTRIDLIRLELQQRANGLFINVVHGVFLAFFGLMFFLFLNLYAALALNDVFNSPSLGFAAVAGFYLLLLVLVLVGVDKKAFQGLADKALKDTIYKSDKR; via the coding sequence ATGGCCCACGACGACCATTCCTCCGCCCCGCGCCCCGAAACCCTCATCAGCAACCTCACCGGCTACATCGATACCCGTATCGACCTGATTCGCCTGGAGTTGCAGCAGCGTGCCAACGGCCTGTTCATCAATGTGGTGCACGGCGTGTTCCTGGCTTTTTTCGGGCTGATGTTCTTTTTGTTTCTCAACCTGTACGCCGCACTGGCCCTGAACGACGTGTTCAACAGTCCCTCGCTGGGCTTTGCGGCGGTGGCCGGCTTCTACCTGCTGCTGCTGGTGCTGGTGCTGGTGGGCGTCGATAAAAAAGCGTTTCAAGGCTTGGCCGACAAAGCGTTGAAGGACACCATTTACAAATCGGACAAACGCTAA